One segment of Candidatus Hydrogenedentota bacterium DNA contains the following:
- a CDS encoding HAMP domain-containing histidine kinase: protein MDAVTQILPLPSAALTIASALGDASPEERRPRRNLMTKVRSSSRPPIDFNFNTTPRILIVDDENGPRQSLRMLLKEEYDVSLATGVDDALGQLKEELVDIIITDIRMPHKTGMDLLREVREEHDDIEFIILTGYGELDTAMKAIEYGAFAYLEKPFDHRIMLEKIRACVEKRRREEDRKALECLTMEANRFETLGRLVSGTMHDLGTPLSVLGTHLELLSADPSHESLMKRLGTMESQVRHCTELVRSTMNFLRHTPDEQSPFDINTAVEVCLDVARPLLTRQQVTLRTDLSPDISICVGDFVLVRQAILNLIYNACQAMEAQADPREITITTRCETNQLVLTIEDTGPGIPEKDRQRIFYTLFTTKGKKGTGLGLSVVRNVMHQHGGEVTLVPREGRGACFQLTFPYRR from the coding sequence GTGGACGCAGTCACACAAATACTCCCCCTTCCCAGCGCAGCCCTGACGATAGCTTCGGCTCTGGGGGACGCGAGCCCCGAAGAACGCCGGCCGCGCCGCAACCTCATGACCAAGGTTCGCAGTTCCAGCCGCCCTCCGATCGATTTCAATTTCAATACGACGCCACGCATCCTGATTGTGGATGACGAGAACGGTCCGCGCCAGTCCCTTCGCATGCTGTTGAAGGAAGAGTACGACGTGTCCCTGGCGACGGGCGTGGACGATGCGCTGGGCCAGCTCAAGGAAGAGCTGGTGGACATCATCATTACGGATATCCGCATGCCGCATAAGACGGGCATGGATCTCCTGCGCGAAGTTCGCGAAGAGCACGATGACATCGAGTTCATCATCCTGACGGGCTATGGCGAGCTGGATACGGCGATGAAGGCGATAGAGTATGGCGCCTTTGCCTACCTGGAAAAGCCCTTTGATCACCGCATCATGCTGGAAAAGATTCGGGCGTGTGTGGAAAAGCGCCGCCGGGAAGAAGACCGGAAAGCGCTGGAATGCCTCACCATGGAGGCGAATCGCTTCGAGACGCTGGGCCGACTGGTATCGGGCACGATGCACGATCTGGGCACGCCCCTCTCCGTGCTGGGCACGCACCTTGAACTTCTGAGCGCCGACCCCTCGCACGAGAGCCTGATGAAACGCCTGGGAACGATGGAGTCTCAGGTCCGGCATTGCACCGAGCTGGTCCGCTCCACGATGAATTTCCTGCGCCATACGCCGGACGAACAGTCCCCTTTTGATATCAACACCGCGGTGGAAGTCTGCCTGGATGTGGCGCGGCCACTGCTTACGCGCCAGCAGGTGACGCTTCGCACGGATCTGAGCCCGGACATCTCGATCTGCGTGGGCGATTTTGTGCTGGTGCGCCAGGCGATTCTGAACCTGATTTACAACGCCTGCCAGGCGATGGAAGCCCAGGCGGATCCGCGAGAGATCACCATCACGACACGCTGCGAGACGAACCAGCTTGTGCTGACCATCGAAGACACGGGCCCCGGCATACCGGAGAAGGACCGCCAGCGCATCTTCTACACCCTCTTCACGACGAAGGGTAAGAAGGGCACGGGACTGGGCCTGAGCGTGGTGCGGAATGTGATGCACCAGCATGGCGGCGAAGTGACGCTGGTCCCCCGGGAGGGTCGCGGCGCGTGCTTCCAATTGACCTTTCCCTACCGCCGCTGA
- a CDS encoding response regulator encodes MMRDTIRHSVALKVLLPLVVAAVLAVAAVCTVSASLGGLVALLMAMMTLLAYVLLRRYVLDPIHAIELALDSRARGEEGVYANIIARDEVGSLAIALNTMIEQQLESQVKYKKVLDTITDGVVVLDARGLIQAANPAIRTMFGFENENMTGENFLDLLLGQTEASDFLPSIADLHAQHASEIGLAAGELIARRRDGRKFPVEISLTAMETREGPAFTGVIRDITAHKATQEALEFNNEALRLQATLYAFIQHAYSLEHLFQSILPVIASIREMKAERRVAVYLNEPAEAELHLAAVYDEDQDPAWRPDMEKVVQSFWAKGEIEGRQVLVYSAAQGEALEERFGSYIIPLYAGGEIQGLLYARCHSRPRRDALWLSVLEGIGGQLGMAVLDQRRKSEVERARDAALRLNNELAVSVEHAREMAQAARAASVAKSQFLANMSHEIRTPMNGVLGMLELLRETELTAEQQDFADTIKTSAESLLDLLNEILDFSKIEAGKVELESLDFDLRNTLDECLELLGARAEEKNLELACLVHAEVPQCVNGDPGRLRQILLNLISNALKFTDEGEVTVVVALDENGDDGDRVRFEVSDTGIGIPQDRMSRLFESFTQADESTTRKYGGTGLGLAISKQLAELMQGGLRCESEPGRGTTFTATLQFRPPLKPASKPVIESIDMTGLRVLLADDNAVSRAFISTILEGCGAAVSSVPGGPEALELLADPAVPPFEVALLDHGMPEMNGPALARHIRALPQARELPLILLASLAVRGDARKMEEAGFSGFLPKPVKAERLLDCIAAVLGKKEGEGKPAMVTRHYVQEARRQQKFRILLAEDNLVNQKVAVRMLERQGYVCDVVCNGREAVESVGREDFDLVLMDCQMPEMDGFEATEQIRAREDGGRRIPIVALTANAIQGDRERCLAAGMDDYVSKPINPGLLHEVLERWMDPDRSRKSLRGA; translated from the coding sequence GTGATGCGGGACACCATTCGCCACTCGGTGGCCCTGAAAGTGTTGCTACCCCTCGTGGTCGCGGCCGTTCTTGCCGTGGCCGCCGTCTGCACCGTCTCCGCCAGTCTCGGGGGCCTGGTGGCCCTGCTCATGGCCATGATGACGCTCCTCGCCTATGTCCTCCTGCGGCGCTACGTGCTCGATCCCATCCACGCCATCGAACTCGCCCTCGATTCGCGCGCACGCGGGGAGGAAGGTGTCTACGCCAACATAATCGCCCGGGACGAAGTCGGCTCACTCGCCATCGCACTCAATACCATGATCGAGCAGCAACTGGAGAGCCAGGTTAAGTATAAGAAAGTCCTCGACACCATCACCGACGGCGTTGTCGTGCTCGATGCCCGCGGCCTGATCCAGGCGGCCAACCCCGCAATTCGCACCATGTTCGGCTTCGAAAACGAAAACATGACCGGGGAGAACTTCCTCGATCTCCTCCTCGGCCAGACCGAAGCCTCCGACTTCCTGCCCAGCATCGCCGATCTCCACGCCCAGCACGCCAGCGAAATCGGCCTGGCGGCGGGCGAGCTGATCGCCCGACGCCGCGATGGGCGAAAATTTCCTGTCGAAATATCCCTGACCGCCATGGAAACCCGCGAAGGCCCCGCCTTCACCGGCGTCATCCGCGATATAACCGCCCACAAGGCGACCCAGGAAGCGCTGGAATTCAACAACGAAGCCCTCCGCCTCCAGGCTACCCTCTACGCCTTCATACAGCACGCCTACAGCCTCGAACACCTCTTCCAGAGCATCCTTCCGGTCATCGCGAGCATCCGCGAAATGAAGGCCGAGCGGCGCGTCGCCGTTTATCTGAATGAGCCCGCCGAAGCCGAACTCCACCTTGCCGCGGTCTACGATGAGGACCAGGACCCCGCCTGGCGACCGGATATGGAAAAGGTGGTCCAATCTTTCTGGGCCAAAGGCGAGATTGAAGGGCGCCAGGTGCTCGTGTATAGCGCCGCCCAGGGAGAGGCCCTCGAAGAGCGATTCGGAAGTTACATCATACCCCTCTACGCCGGCGGCGAGATTCAGGGACTCCTCTATGCCCGCTGCCACAGCCGGCCCCGGCGCGACGCCCTCTGGTTGTCGGTACTCGAAGGGATCGGCGGTCAGCTCGGCATGGCCGTGCTTGACCAGCGCAGAAAATCCGAGGTGGAGCGCGCCCGCGACGCCGCCCTGCGGCTCAACAACGAACTCGCGGTCTCCGTCGAGCATGCCCGCGAAATGGCCCAGGCCGCCCGCGCCGCCAGCGTGGCCAAGAGCCAGTTTCTGGCCAACATGAGCCACGAAATACGTACCCCCATGAACGGCGTGCTGGGCATGCTGGAACTGCTCCGCGAAACCGAACTCACGGCGGAACAGCAGGATTTTGCCGACACCATCAAGACCTCGGCGGAGTCCCTCCTCGATCTGCTGAATGAGATCCTGGACTTCTCCAAGATCGAAGCGGGCAAGGTCGAACTGGAATCCCTCGATTTCGACCTCCGGAATACCCTCGACGAATGCCTGGAACTCCTCGGCGCACGCGCCGAAGAGAAAAACCTGGAGCTGGCCTGCCTCGTACACGCCGAAGTGCCCCAGTGTGTCAACGGCGACCCGGGAAGGCTCCGCCAGATCCTCCTTAACCTCATCAGCAACGCCCTCAAATTTACCGACGAAGGCGAGGTCACCGTGGTCGTCGCATTGGATGAGAATGGCGACGACGGGGACCGCGTCCGCTTCGAAGTCTCCGACACGGGGATCGGTATCCCGCAGGATCGCATGAGCCGCCTCTTCGAATCCTTTACCCAGGCCGACGAGTCCACCACCCGGAAGTACGGTGGTACCGGATTGGGGCTGGCCATCTCCAAGCAACTGGCCGAATTGATGCAGGGCGGATTGCGCTGCGAGAGCGAGCCGGGCCGGGGTACCACCTTCACCGCCACGCTCCAGTTCCGGCCCCCCCTCAAGCCGGCCAGCAAACCCGTCATCGAGTCCATCGACATGACCGGCTTGCGGGTGCTCCTCGCCGATGACAACGCCGTGAGCCGCGCCTTCATCAGCACCATCCTGGAAGGCTGCGGGGCCGCCGTATCAAGTGTCCCCGGCGGCCCCGAGGCCCTGGAACTCCTGGCCGATCCCGCCGTCCCACCCTTTGAAGTGGCCCTCCTCGACCACGGTATGCCGGAGATGAACGGCCCCGCGCTGGCCCGCCACATCCGCGCGCTGCCTCAGGCCCGCGAACTGCCCCTGATCCTCCTCGCCAGTCTCGCCGTTCGCGGCGACGCGCGCAAGATGGAGGAGGCGGGCTTCTCCGGATTCCTGCCGAAACCGGTCAAAGCGGAGCGCCTCCTCGACTGTATCGCGGCCGTACTCGGAAAGAAGGAAGGCGAAGGAAAACCCGCCATGGTCACCCGCCACTATGTTCAGGAGGCGCGGCGGCAGCAGAAATTCCGTATCTTGCTGGCCGAGGATAACCTCGTCAATCAGAAGGTGGCCGTGCGCATGCTGGAGCGTCAGGGCTACGTTTGCGACGTGGTCTGCAATGGCCGGGAGGCGGTGGAGAGTGTGGGCCGGGAAGACTTCGATCTGGTCTTGATGGACTGCCAGATGCCCGAAATGGACGGATTCGAAGCCACGGAGCAAATCCGGGCGAGAGAGGACGGCGGGCGGAGAATTCCCATCGTCGCGCTGACGGCCAACGCGATCCAGGGCGACAGGGAGCGCTGCCTCGCCGCGGGCATGGATGATTACGTCAGCAAGCCGATCAACCCCGGCCTGCTCCACGAAGTCCTCGAGCGCTGGATGGACCCCGATCGTTCCCGAAAATCCCTCCGGGGCGCCTGA
- a CDS encoding sigma-70 family RNA polymerase sigma factor: protein MASYNPDFWEIPTEMATLDRVPATEALYYESEDDRERRYAMQSFYEDVKPSVSDFIEKCLTPRQKEVVKLYYYYGKTQEDIAVILQLTQSTVSRHLFGTVRSGKKVGGAIPKLRKLIDRTDNPVIAGALETLQGRLKEAV from the coding sequence ATGGCCAGCTATAATCCCGATTTCTGGGAAATCCCCACCGAAATGGCGACCCTTGACCGGGTGCCCGCCACCGAAGCTTTGTATTACGAGTCCGAAGACGACCGCGAACGACGCTACGCCATGCAGTCGTTCTACGAGGACGTGAAGCCGTCCGTCAGCGACTTCATCGAGAAGTGCCTCACCCCCCGTCAGAAGGAAGTGGTGAAGCTTTATTATTACTATGGGAAGACGCAGGAAGATATCGCCGTCATTCTCCAACTGACCCAGTCCACCGTCAGCCGCCACCTTTTCGGAACCGTCCGGAGCGGCAAGAAAGTGGGCGGGGCCATTCCGAAACTGCGCAAATTGATCGACCGGACCGACAACCCGGTGATCGCGGGCGCACTTGAAACCCTTCAGGGCCGACTCAAGGAGGCCGTCTGA
- a CDS encoding Smr/MutS family protein: protein MAKLKLDLHDIYNKGGRIEEELNRIIREAVEKRIVLVEIIPGKGSGQLKKSVLRFLERGEIKALYHRVEKDSKNFGRLFVHFRF from the coding sequence ATGGCCAAGCTGAAACTCGACCTCCACGACATCTACAACAAAGGCGGACGCATCGAAGAAGAACTGAACCGCATTATACGCGAGGCGGTGGAGAAGCGGATCGTGCTGGTGGAGATTATCCCCGGCAAGGGAAGTGGCCAGTTGAAGAAAAGCGTCCTCAGGTTCCTGGAACGCGGCGAGATCAAGGCGCTCTACCACCGCGTCGAAAAAGACAGCAAGAACTTCGGGCGGCTCTTCGTCCATTTCCGGTTCTGA
- a CDS encoding exo-alpha-sialidase, with translation MTRFLPLILTSIAGLASTASAAEPVTMPENLLLAPTPANPRNSEGDFIALKDGRVLFVYTHFTTGASDYAEAHLASRVSSDGGQTWSSEDRVVVAHEGGHNVMSVSLLRLQNGAIALLYLRKVDFDNCLPQLRISTDEGETWSEPTACITEPAGYYVVNNDRMVQLKSGRLVIPAARHVLKGEEKFQPGKALCVLSDDNGKTWRMSQSLLEAPTEISSGLQEPLVLEMKDGRLLMICRTNGGAQYRSFSADGGDTWSAVERTNLLSPTSPATVERIPGGDDLLLVWNDHTGISEELKDKRTPLRAALSQDDGKTWRVVKTLEDNPAGWYCYTAMDFAEGHALLGYCAGIRGKENNGLQTTKVTRLKLEDLYTNLENAPVIQEEF, from the coding sequence ATGACACGCTTTCTACCCCTGATCCTTACGTCGATTGCAGGGCTCGCAAGCACGGCATCCGCCGCCGAGCCCGTTACCATGCCGGAGAATCTCCTGCTGGCGCCCACGCCAGCCAATCCACGCAATTCCGAAGGTGACTTCATCGCGCTTAAGGATGGCCGAGTACTTTTCGTCTACACCCACTTCACCACGGGAGCGAGCGACTATGCGGAGGCCCACCTGGCCTCGCGCGTGTCCAGCGATGGCGGCCAGACGTGGAGCAGCGAGGATCGGGTTGTAGTGGCTCACGAAGGCGGACACAATGTCATGTCCGTCTCGCTGTTGCGACTTCAGAATGGCGCCATCGCCCTGCTCTATCTGCGCAAGGTCGATTTCGACAATTGCCTGCCCCAACTGCGCATTTCCACCGACGAGGGCGAGACCTGGTCGGAGCCCACGGCGTGCATCACGGAGCCCGCGGGGTACTATGTGGTAAACAACGATCGCATGGTCCAGCTCAAGAGCGGCCGCTTGGTCATTCCCGCGGCACGGCATGTCCTCAAGGGCGAAGAAAAGTTTCAGCCGGGCAAAGCGCTTTGCGTGCTCTCCGACGACAACGGCAAGACCTGGCGCATGAGCCAGTCGCTGCTGGAAGCGCCGACGGAGATCTCGTCGGGCCTTCAGGAACCCCTGGTGCTCGAAATGAAGGATGGGCGGCTGCTGATGATCTGTCGCACGAACGGCGGCGCGCAGTATCGCTCTTTCTCCGCCGACGGCGGCGACACCTGGAGCGCGGTGGAGCGCACGAATCTTCTCTCCCCCACTTCGCCCGCCACGGTGGAGCGCATTCCCGGCGGCGACGACCTGCTGCTGGTCTGGAACGACCACACCGGCATCTCAGAAGAATTGAAGGATAAGCGAACGCCCCTTCGCGCCGCGCTATCGCAGGACGACGGCAAGACCTGGCGCGTGGTGAAAACATTGGAGGACAATCCGGCGGGATGGTATTGTTATACCGCCATGGATTTCGCGGAGGGGCATGCGCTCCTCGGCTATTGCGCCGGTATCCGCGGCAAAGAAAACAATGGCCTGCAAACGACCAAGGTCACCCGGCTCAAGCTGGAGGATCTGTACACCAACCTGGAAAACGCCCCCGTAATCCAAGAGGAATTTTGA
- a CDS encoding sodium:solute symporter, translated as MLNGMDWIVIGGYFLVVFAVAWWASRGEKNHERNSADYFLAGRNAGWFVIGGSLFASNIGSEHLIGLAGTGAASGLAVAQFEIQASLILLLLGWFFVPFYLRSGVYTMPEFMERRYSPTVRWYLALISVVGYVLTKISVTIAAGGIVFESLMGMNFWTGAILVVVATGAYTVLGGLRAVLYTDLLQVFVLVGGSVLITVVGINQAGGWTALREAAPAGFFSVWKPMTDPAFPWTGILFGAPILGVWYWCTDQFIVQRVLAAHGEDDARRGTIMAGFLKQLPLFIFVIPGIVAYVLSQQGALTLERSDAALPTLVATVLPMGLRGVVVAGLLAALMSSLSSVFNSCSTLITWDIYRKMRPDATEKTLVRVGQWSTGVLVVLGLLWIPLMAHVSEQLYQYLQSVQAYIAPPIAAVFLIGLLWGRVNAQGAIASLLTGFLLGMGRLALELNKDSLSGFALELASINFLHYACLLFVVCSGVLVLVSLATPAPSTSQVHGLTHATVKGVPTLGRPVSASWRAKDVGLSLVLFGIVAFLWIYFRG; from the coding sequence ATGTTGAATGGCATGGACTGGATTGTAATCGGCGGCTATTTCCTCGTCGTCTTTGCTGTGGCGTGGTGGGCCTCGCGCGGCGAGAAGAACCACGAGCGCAACAGCGCCGACTACTTTCTGGCCGGGCGCAACGCGGGCTGGTTTGTCATCGGCGGATCCCTCTTCGCCTCGAACATCGGCTCGGAACACCTGATCGGCCTGGCGGGCACGGGTGCGGCCAGCGGGCTGGCCGTGGCCCAGTTTGAGATTCAGGCCTCGCTGATACTACTGCTCCTCGGCTGGTTTTTCGTGCCCTTTTACCTCCGCAGCGGCGTCTACACCATGCCGGAGTTCATGGAGCGGCGCTACTCCCCCACCGTGCGCTGGTATCTCGCCCTCATCTCCGTCGTGGGCTATGTGCTGACCAAGATATCGGTCACCATTGCCGCCGGCGGCATCGTCTTCGAGTCGCTGATGGGGATGAATTTCTGGACCGGTGCGATTCTGGTCGTCGTTGCCACGGGGGCCTACACGGTCCTCGGCGGCCTTCGTGCCGTGCTCTATACGGACCTGCTGCAGGTCTTCGTGCTCGTCGGCGGCTCCGTTCTGATTACCGTCGTCGGGATTAATCAGGCCGGAGGATGGACCGCGCTTCGGGAGGCGGCCCCGGCGGGCTTTTTCTCCGTGTGGAAGCCCATGACCGATCCGGCCTTCCCCTGGACCGGCATTCTCTTCGGCGCGCCCATTCTGGGCGTCTGGTACTGGTGCACGGATCAGTTTATCGTCCAGCGCGTGCTCGCCGCTCACGGGGAAGACGACGCGCGGCGGGGCACGATAATGGCCGGATTCTTGAAGCAACTCCCGTTGTTCATTTTTGTTATCCCCGGGATTGTGGCCTATGTGCTGAGCCAGCAGGGGGCGCTCACCCTGGAACGAAGCGACGCGGCCCTGCCCACGCTCGTGGCGACGGTGCTCCCCATGGGGCTGCGCGGCGTCGTGGTCGCCGGACTCCTGGCGGCCCTCATGAGCTCCCTGTCCTCCGTGTTCAATTCCTGCTCCACCCTCATCACCTGGGACATCTATCGCAAGATGCGCCCCGACGCGACTGAGAAGACCCTTGTGCGCGTGGGCCAGTGGTCCACGGGCGTACTCGTGGTCCTGGGACTTCTGTGGATCCCCCTGATGGCCCATGTCTCGGAACAGCTCTATCAGTATCTCCAGAGTGTGCAGGCCTACATCGCCCCGCCCATTGCCGCCGTCTTTCTCATTGGCCTCCTCTGGGGACGGGTCAATGCCCAGGGCGCCATTGCCTCGCTCCTCACCGGCTTCCTCCTTGGGATGGGACGGCTCGCGCTGGAATTGAACAAGGACAGCCTCTCCGGCTTTGCATTGGAACTAGCCTCCATCAACTTCCTGCACTACGCCTGCCTGCTTTTTGTCGTGTGCAGTGGCGTGCTCGTACTGGTGAGTCTGGCGACCCCGGCCCCGAGTACCTCGCAGGTTCATGGACTCACCCACGCTACGGTCAAGGGCGTTCCAACGCTGGGACGCCCCGTATCGGCATCGTGGCGCGCGAAGGATGTGGGTCTGAGCCTGGTGCTCTTTGGTATTGTGGCCTTTTTGTGGATCTACTTCCGGGGGTAA
- a CDS encoding FAD-binding oxidoreductase has translation MAHPAIDAWRQTLGQAKVDTTSEAIARFARTMQPQGTTPNCVLYPESPEDVQAIVRIAQEHAHGVYPISGGKNWGYGDACAAVDDAAIIDLGRMNRIFEINRELGYAVIEPGVTQQQLFDAVRRQAPEYWVDVTGAGPDASIVGNMCERGFGHTAYGDHVRTTCGMTVVLPDGRLLDTGFGHFPGAKSAHVYPYGVGPILDGLFMQSNLGIVVRIGIWLCPKPEAFSFFLVRVPDEDQLAEAIDRLRPLRLHGILNSAVHIGNDLRVFTSMDQYPWERAKGETPLPEDLRRTLRAETRLGAWNITGSFSGTPPQVREARRRLKRIFGDMGKVVFVNDRKLALGRRVAGWLGRIGLAPTLRKHLDALEPNYGLLKGIPTDMPLQSLGWRLREGWEGRITDPLDTPAGLIWLAPVLPLRGEDARRVVDIVTPIFQRHGFDLPMTFTLLNERSMVAVMNVSFDKSQPDDVDRARSCYAAAAEAVIAEGYIPYRSSPAGMARLVRRGDVYWEAAAQIKSALDPNQVLARGRYIPTSDGGDKA, from the coding sequence ATGGCGCACCCCGCCATCGATGCCTGGCGACAGACCCTGGGCCAGGCGAAAGTCGACACCACCTCTGAAGCCATCGCCCGCTTTGCCCGCACCATGCAGCCCCAGGGCACCACGCCCAACTGCGTGCTCTATCCCGAATCGCCGGAAGATGTGCAGGCTATCGTTCGCATTGCCCAGGAGCATGCCCACGGCGTCTATCCCATCTCCGGCGGGAAGAACTGGGGCTATGGCGACGCCTGCGCGGCGGTGGACGACGCCGCCATCATTGATCTCGGGCGCATGAATCGGATTTTTGAGATCAACCGCGAACTGGGCTACGCGGTCATCGAGCCCGGCGTCACCCAGCAGCAACTCTTCGACGCCGTCCGCCGGCAGGCCCCGGAATACTGGGTGGACGTTACCGGGGCCGGACCGGATGCCAGCATCGTCGGCAACATGTGCGAGCGGGGTTTTGGTCACACCGCCTACGGGGATCATGTGCGCACTACCTGCGGCATGACGGTGGTCCTGCCCGACGGACGTCTTCTCGACACGGGATTTGGCCACTTTCCGGGCGCAAAATCGGCCCACGTCTATCCCTACGGTGTGGGGCCCATCCTCGACGGGCTATTCATGCAATCCAACCTCGGCATCGTCGTGCGCATCGGCATATGGCTCTGCCCGAAGCCCGAAGCATTCAGCTTTTTCCTCGTGCGCGTGCCCGATGAGGACCAACTGGCCGAGGCCATCGATCGACTGCGGCCCCTGCGGCTCCACGGCATCCTGAACAGCGCGGTGCACATCGGCAACGACCTGCGGGTCTTCACCAGCATGGACCAATACCCCTGGGAGCGCGCCAAGGGCGAGACGCCCCTGCCGGAGGATCTGCGCCGCACCCTGCGCGCGGAAACCCGCCTCGGCGCGTGGAACATCACCGGATCCTTTTCCGGAACGCCGCCCCAGGTGCGCGAGGCCCGACGTCGGCTGAAGCGGATTTTCGGCGACATGGGCAAGGTCGTCTTCGTCAATGATCGCAAGCTCGCCCTCGGCAGGCGCGTCGCAGGCTGGCTCGGCCGAATCGGCCTGGCTCCCACCCTGCGCAAGCACCTCGACGCCCTCGAACCAAACTATGGCCTGCTCAAGGGCATTCCCACCGACATGCCCCTCCAGAGCCTCGGCTGGCGACTGCGCGAAGGGTGGGAGGGACGTATCACCGATCCACTCGACACCCCGGCGGGCCTGATCTGGCTCGCGCCCGTGCTGCCCCTCCGCGGGGAAGACGCCCGGCGGGTTGTCGATATCGTCACTCCCATATTCCAGCGCCACGGCTTTGACCTGCCCATGACCTTTACCCTGCTCAACGAGCGATCCATGGTCGCGGTGATGAACGTTTCCTTCGACAAGTCACAGCCGGACGACGTGGACCGTGCCCGGTCCTGCTACGCGGCCGCCGCCGAGGCCGTCATCGCCGAAGGCTACATCCCCTACCGCAGCAGTCCAGCAGGCATGGCGCGCCTCGTCCGCCGGGGCGACGTCTATTGGGAGGCCGCGGCGCAAATTAAAAGCGCCCTCGATCCCAACCAGGTGTTGGCGCGAGGGCGCTATATTCCGACATCGGACGGAGGCGACAAAGCCTAG
- a CDS encoding peptidyl-prolyl cis-trans isomerase produces MRYLSRGVVALRVVAVVAILAVVSSGCGWIADTDRIVVAKIGDKNITRGTLQHYIYDMPDDKRPIIRTRQDYVRVLRQYIDKEIKIPLGIELAAKGEIKVDRDAVREEFFKTAGDKEETYRHMWAIPVPKPGEESQLMQIYNLTAEEIQRVKDMIEQETDVMLDKIQGDQAVSYLAQKAFLAKELVLDEEDLKMEYEVNKENFKSFESLTILGLQFPTSEPGSSAEASKVRERLNAGETFEDILNEYLAKDIRYGIESVIENNPSLERFKGFWQEASGAAVGDVLGPTYMPDYGRVSKDANGQAVQETVPECWIVFKVLEAKPAEVLPFEEARPYVSGPVAFTAMMDRLWEEKGAEIFEDKIPEPRGGDKDIFES; encoded by the coding sequence ATGCGTTATCTCAGTCGGGGCGTTGTTGCACTTCGCGTGGTTGCGGTAGTTGCGATTCTGGCCGTGGTCAGTTCGGGGTGCGGCTGGATCGCGGACACGGACCGGATCGTGGTTGCCAAGATTGGCGACAAGAACATTACGAGAGGCACGTTGCAGCATTACATCTACGACATGCCGGATGACAAGCGACCAATCATCCGTACGCGCCAGGACTATGTTCGGGTGCTGAGACAGTACATCGACAAGGAGATCAAGATCCCGCTCGGTATCGAGCTTGCCGCCAAAGGTGAAATCAAGGTCGACCGCGACGCCGTGCGTGAAGAGTTTTTCAAGACGGCCGGCGACAAAGAGGAGACCTATCGCCACATGTGGGCCATTCCGGTTCCGAAGCCCGGTGAGGAATCCCAGCTCATGCAGATCTACAACCTGACCGCCGAAGAGATCCAGCGGGTCAAGGACATGATCGAGCAGGAAACGGACGTGATGCTGGATAAGATTCAGGGCGATCAGGCGGTCTCTTATCTGGCTCAGAAGGCTTTCCTGGCGAAAGAACTGGTGCTCGACGAGGAAGACCTCAAGATGGAGTACGAGGTCAACAAGGAGAACTTCAAGAGTTTTGAGAGCCTCACGATTCTCGGGCTCCAGTTTCCCACGTCCGAGCCCGGATCCTCCGCCGAGGCTTCCAAGGTGCGGGAACGGTTGAATGCCGGGGAGACCTTTGAGGATATTCTGAACGAATACCTTGCAAAAGACATCCGCTATGGAATCGAGTCCGTTATCGAGAACAACCCCTCGCTCGAGCGTTTCAAGGGCTTCTGGCAGGAGGCCTCCGGCGCGGCGGTTGGCGATGTGCTCGGGCCGACGTATATGCCCGACTATGGCCGGGTGAGCAAGGATGCGAACGGCCAGGCGGTTCAGGAGACGGTGCCGGAGTGCTGGATCGTATTCAAGGTACTGGAAGCCAAGCCCGCCGAGGTGTTGCCTTTCGAAGAGGCGCGCCCCTATGTCTCGGGTCCGGTGGCCTTCACCGCGATGATGGACAGACTTTGGGAAGAAAAGGGCGCGGAGATCTTCGAGGACAAGATTCCTGAACCCCGGGGTGGTGATAAGGACATCTTTGAAAGCTAG